Proteins from a genomic interval of Ictalurus furcatus strain D&B chromosome 2, Billie_1.0, whole genome shotgun sequence:
- the kcnj12b gene encoding ATP-sensitive inward rectifier potassium channel 12, which translates to MSVGKTPRYNVVSSSEEDFHHHGNMPALGNGFGNGKIQTRRKPRSRFVNKTGQCNVNFSHMEEQSQRYLADIFTTCVDIRWRWMFFLFSLAFILSWLAFGFIFWLIALAHGDFERSSNEDFIPCIMQVNSFVAAFLFSVETQTTIGYGFRCVTEECPLAVFMVVVQSILGCIIDAFMIGAIMAKMARPKKRAQTLLFSHNAVIAMRDGKLCLMWRVGNLRKSHIVEAHVRAQLIKPRVTEEGEYIPLDQIDINVGYDQGIDRIFLVSPLTIIHEINEESPLFGISKQDLVNEDFEIVVILEGMVEATAMTAQVRSSYLSSEILWGHRFEPVVFEEKNHYKVDFTHFHKTYEVPSTPRCSAKDIEDSRSLHSTANFCYENELAFSREDEEEEEEDVRGILGTEMETLSASLNSDQRSHHKESEI; encoded by the coding sequence ATGAGTGTGGGAAAGACCCCTCGATACAACGTCGTGTCATCATCGGAGGAGGACTTCCATCACCACGGCAACATGCCTGCCCTCGGCAATGGCTTTGGAAATGGTAAGATCCAGACACGGCGAAAGCCACGCAGCCGCTTTGTTAACAAAACCGGACAGTGTAACGTCAACTTTTCACACATGGAAGAGCAATCGCAGCGCTACTTGGCAGACATCTTCACGACCTGTGTGGACATCCGTTggcgctggatgttttttctcttctctcttgctTTCATTCTGTCCTGGCTGGCGTTCGGTTTCATCTTCTGGCTCATTGCCCTTGCACATGGTGACTTTGAGAGAAGTTCCAATGAAGACTTCATACCCTGCATCATGCAGGTTAACAGTTTTGTGGCAGCCTTCCTGTTCTCAGTCGAGACCCAGACCACAATCGGATACGGCTTCCGCTGTGTGACTGAAGAGTGCCCACTGGCTGTATTTATGGTTGTTGTACAGTCTATTTTGGGGTGTATCATTGATGCTTTCATGATTGGTGCCATCATGGCTAAAATGGCCCGGCCCAAAAAGCGTGCACAGACATTGCTATTTTCACACAATGCTGTCATAGCTATGCGTGATGGAAAGCTGTGCTTAATGTGGCGTGTAGGAAACTTGCGCAAGAGTCACATTGTTGAGGCCCACGTACGAGCACAGCTGATTAAACCAAGAGTGACGGAAGAGGGTGAGTACATCCCACTTGACCAGATTGACATCAACGTTGGCTACGACCAAGGTATCGACCGCATCTTCCTTGTTTCTCCTCTGACCATCATCCATGAGATAAATGAGGAGAGCCCACTCTTTGGAATCAGCAAACAGGACCTGGTTAATGAAGACTTTGAGATTGTGGTGATCCTTGAGGGCATGGTCGAGGCCACGGCAATGACAGCTCAGGTGCGCAGCTCTTACCTGTCCAGCGAAATCTTATGGGGTCATCGCTTTGAGCCAGTAGTGTTTGAAGAGAAGAACCACTACAAGGTAGACTTTACGCACTTCCACAAGACTTATGAGGTCCCCTCTACACCACGCTGTAGTGCCAAAGACATTGAGGACAGCAGGTCATTGCACTCCACTGCTAATTTCTGTTATGAGAATGAGCTGGCATTCAGCagggaggacgaggaggaggaggaggaagatgtaAGGGGAATTTTGGGGACTGAGATGGAAACCCTATCAGCCAGCCTGAACTCTGACCAGAGATCACACCATAAAGAGTCTGAGATATGA